Proteins from a single region of Congzhengia minquanensis:
- a CDS encoding S-layer homology domain-containing protein, whose amino-acid sequence MKKSVSMLICFILLVSLGINVHAEEFNDLPESHWAYQDIMTLAGEGTVNGYEDGSFQPSKTVTRAEFVKMIGKWDRAYEGTFSDLSQTHWGYEYIMWSGLEPEGNYIYPDREMLRSDVINLIWKRNGSPENNDAPYAISKQGTNRDATSWGYTIGLVQGDDGFNLRLDKALTRAEAATLIVRSRTIIAENKQYHFKNVVSENLLAQTFHSVFPGETYDKNATITYGELARAVMTLGAGGKPIYYDSSSLDTHDLFEHEYAKDLYVLANKVWGSEYYSQEKIDQNANLQDSLSGLVYGLVRRGGKTVNLGKLDAFYEDCVDAKSTTMENLCLSYAAAGGVKLTAGARLGAEQEATLGDIAALLVQLDEAAGLELGYIGDAMYNVKLNKDLSVYPANYADYASVIEGVPVSVYNLKQEATKPAEYYTKANQCAFVYTAFLGEVKNILKSEQNVNVSFTFYPSLTYEENGKTVFIVKCTATSDTVDLNSAFSKFLKEKTDLKAVPNKDFFVAFETYQPLMDVYLPSTGAFIKSIIIPD is encoded by the coding sequence GTGAAAAAATCAGTTTCAATGCTCATTTGTTTCATTTTGCTCGTATCGCTTGGAATAAATGTTCATGCAGAAGAATTCAACGATTTGCCTGAAAGCCACTGGGCTTATCAGGATATTATGACATTGGCCGGCGAAGGCACGGTAAACGGCTATGAAGACGGAAGCTTTCAGCCTTCAAAAACAGTGACCCGTGCAGAATTTGTAAAAATGATTGGAAAATGGGACCGGGCTTATGAGGGTACGTTTTCCGACCTTTCTCAAACACATTGGGGCTATGAGTATATTATGTGGTCCGGTTTAGAGCCGGAGGGTAACTATATTTATCCTGACAGGGAAATGCTCCGCAGCGATGTGATTAACTTAATTTGGAAAAGAAACGGCTCGCCTGAAAATAATGACGCGCCGTATGCGATATCAAAACAGGGAACCAACCGGGATGCAACTTCTTGGGGCTATACCATTGGCCTGGTACAGGGCGACGACGGATTTAACCTGCGTTTGGACAAGGCCCTTACGCGGGCAGAGGCCGCCACGTTAATTGTTCGTTCCAGAACAATTATTGCGGAAAACAAGCAATATCATTTTAAAAATGTAGTAAGTGAAAATTTGCTTGCGCAAACTTTTCATAGTGTATTCCCGGGAGAAACCTATGACAAAAATGCTACAATTACCTATGGAGAGCTTGCCCGTGCGGTAATGACGCTCGGTGCAGGCGGAAAGCCAATTTATTATGATAGTTCCAGCCTTGATACACACGATTTGTTTGAGCATGAGTATGCAAAGGATTTGTATGTGCTGGCAAATAAAGTATGGGGCAGTGAATATTACAGTCAGGAGAAAATTGATCAAAACGCGAACCTTCAAGACAGTCTTTCCGGCTTGGTTTACGGCCTGGTGAGAAGAGGCGGCAAAACCGTGAACTTAGGAAAGCTGGACGCGTTTTATGAAGACTGTGTTGATGCGAAAAGCACAACAATGGAAAACCTGTGCCTTTCTTACGCTGCAGCAGGGGGAGTGAAACTGACGGCAGGAGCACGTTTGGGTGCGGAACAGGAAGCAACCCTCGGCGACATTGCGGCGCTTTTGGTTCAGCTTGACGAGGCGGCAGGTTTAGAGTTGGGCTACATAGGTGACGCGATGTATAATGTAAAACTGAATAAAGACCTGTCAGTTTATCCTGCAAATTATGCTGATTATGCTTCCGTTATAGAGGGTGTACCTGTTTCGGTTTATAACTTGAAACAAGAAGCAACGAAGCCTGCGGAATATTACACCAAAGCGAACCAGTGTGCATTTGTTTATACGGCATTTTTAGGCGAGGTTAAAAATATTTTAAAAAGCGAACAGAACGTAAATGTATCCTTTACATTCTATCCTTCTCTAACCTACGAGGAGAATGGAAAAACCGTATTCATTGTCAAATGTACGGCCACCAGCGATACGGTTGATTTAAACAGCGCTTTTTCAAAGTTTTTGAAGGAAAAAACGGACTTAAAAGCAGTGCCGAATAAAGACTTTTTTGTGGCATTTGAAACATATCAGCCTTTGATGGATGTTTACCTCCCCAGCACAGGCGCATTTATTAAATCAATTATCATACCTGACTAA